A single region of the Pararhodospirillum photometricum DSM 122 genome encodes:
- the fldA gene encoding flavodoxin FldA: MSVHVIYGSDGGTTRGIAQRLASRLQGRAIDITKASVADLESPALLILGCPTYGFGDLQSDWEDRLSLLKEAQLSGKRVALFGTGDQMTYPDTFVDAMGILYDIVVDRGAQVVGFTDTKGYDHTGSAAQRDGRFVGLALDEDQQPTLTDQRLTAWIDQIR; this comes from the coding sequence ATGAGTGTTCACGTGATCTATGGATCCGATGGCGGCACCACCCGAGGGATCGCCCAGCGCCTTGCCAGCCGTCTCCAGGGCCGAGCGATTGACATCACCAAGGCCAGCGTTGCCGACCTGGAATCACCAGCCCTGCTGATCCTGGGCTGCCCCACCTACGGCTTCGGCGATCTGCAATCGGACTGGGAAGACCGGCTCTCCTTGCTCAAGGAAGCCCAGTTGTCGGGCAAACGGGTCGCCCTGTTCGGCACCGGGGACCAAATGACCTACCCCGACACCTTTGTGGACGCCATGGGCATCCTCTACGACATCGTGGTGGATCGCGGCGCCCAGGTGGTTGGCTTCACCGACACCAAAGGCTACGACCACACCGGCTCCGCCGCCCAACGCGACGGCCGCTTCGTCGGCCTCGCCCTCGACGAAGACCAACAACCCACCCTCACCGACCAACGCCTCACCGCCTGGATCGACCAGATCCGCTAA
- a CDS encoding DUF2235 domain-containing protein encodes MSESAKSDLLSAGHRVEEGRNLVVCCDGTSNEPAPTGAGVGSTNVVHLFRALSKGEKQIVYYDPGVGTSGILDLWRRRSNRIRALAEQATGDGLDEHVISAYRFLCEHYRAGDRISLFGFSRGAYAARVVAGVIHQVGLLRPEQANLAAFAVKAYKMSSDQDNLAIGWRFARDVGTRRVLIHFLGLWDTVGSMIAPLRDRLAIGLVHLPYTRRNPSVACVRHAMAIDERRRMFRVNLWHPGPFVPNPFDPQKTVAQDVAQVWFAGAHGDIGGGHAEAESGLCKVSLRWMVGEAAAAGLSFNKKMLKNIVEGQKNARGEVVYAPEDPLGPLHPEPTGPWWLLEYFPKSVKYREWPERKTLGGWYLPAGEPRVLGDTAWIHESVVTRAAQGYAPVNLGADITRYQVARTLPLPPPRNMGEGEAGDSQPSPSFLIDS; translated from the coding sequence ATGAGTGAGAGCGCAAAAAGTGACCTCCTATCGGCGGGTCATCGGGTGGAAGAGGGGCGTAACCTCGTCGTTTGTTGTGATGGGACCAGCAATGAGCCGGCGCCGACGGGGGCGGGTGTTGGATCGACCAATGTCGTTCATCTGTTTCGCGCGTTGAGCAAGGGGGAGAAGCAGATTGTTTACTATGACCCTGGGGTGGGGACCTCGGGGATTTTGGATTTGTGGCGGCGGCGGTCCAATCGGATCCGGGCTTTGGCCGAGCAGGCGACCGGGGATGGGCTCGATGAGCATGTGATCAGCGCCTATCGGTTTCTCTGCGAGCACTACCGGGCGGGGGATCGTATTTCCCTGTTCGGGTTCAGCCGTGGGGCCTACGCGGCGCGGGTGGTGGCTGGGGTAATCCATCAGGTGGGCTTGCTTCGGCCCGAGCAGGCCAATCTCGCGGCTTTCGCGGTGAAGGCCTATAAGATGTCGAGCGATCAGGACAATCTCGCGATTGGCTGGCGGTTTGCCCGTGACGTGGGGACGCGACGGGTCTTGATCCATTTCTTGGGGCTGTGGGACACCGTGGGCTCCATGATCGCGCCCTTGAGGGATCGCTTGGCCATTGGCCTTGTCCATTTGCCCTACACGCGCCGCAATCCTTCGGTTGCTTGTGTGCGCCACGCCATGGCGATTGATGAGCGTCGGCGGATGTTTCGGGTGAATTTGTGGCACCCCGGTCCTTTTGTGCCGAATCCTTTCGATCCTCAGAAGACCGTGGCGCAGGATGTGGCGCAGGTTTGGTTCGCCGGAGCACATGGCGATATTGGTGGGGGACACGCCGAGGCTGAAAGCGGTCTGTGTAAGGTTTCGCTCCGCTGGATGGTGGGCGAGGCGGCGGCGGCTGGGCTTTCCTTCAACAAAAAAATGCTGAAAAACATCGTTGAGGGGCAAAAGAACGCGCGTGGCGAGGTGGTCTATGCCCCGGAAGATCCCCTGGGGCCTCTTCACCCAGAGCCGACCGGGCCGTGGTGGCTGCTTGAATATTTTCCCAAATCAGTCAAGTACCGGGAATGGCCCGAGCGTAAAACGTTGGGCGGCTGGTATCTGCCGGCGGGTGAACCGCGTGTGCTCGGCGACACCGCTTGGATCCATGAATCCGTGGTGACGCGGGCGGCCCAGGGGTATGCCCCGGTCAATCTTGGGGCAGACATCACGCGCTATCAGGTCGCGCGGACCCTGCCCCTGCCCCCTCCAAGGAACATGGGAGAGGGGGAGGCCGGGGATTCCCAGCCGTCTCCTTCCTTTCTCATTGATTCATAA
- a CDS encoding PAS domain-containing sensor histidine kinase, which yields MPHRRKRGWGVILALCAAAVLALFSSVLFLQARAALDRQTERAALVALMVENAVTRSLESAETALLSVGEAVCVRLCAALESDAMIQPWALEELQAVARQGLRFSPHLRQIVVIRARDGLVLLDSAGNGAEWHLSLAALGLPPDGGEGHTAQERSLSRGLMIGEVRAGRTLPVAGQAAAVGLQSVLPVAVRGGPGLIVLGALNPPYFSVILDRAGAGGAAWLARLEGTPILEGNGRAFPSVPGLADLARRDQDEAVIPLSTEEGGPHSLAVRLSQRYPVAVLVSVPHRGALEAWAWESAVLLGVGAAALAGLLVTGVLLGRESLRRGRLEDQVRLLSLTEGVFANAADGMVITDRSGTILSVNPTLALLSGVPETDLLGRSVASLVESVGKVDPTAGVLECRDGERREVELRWAPLGLDSRVLTIHDVAEQRAGERRLVEALRRAEAASRAKSEFLANMSHELRTPLNAIIGFSDMMRSRTLGPLPKPYEEYADLILHSGRHLLETINQILDLAKIEAGKVDLVVEEVALAAVVEDVVALLALQARERGLTLINAVSCPHQVRLDPLRVRQALFNVVGNALKYTLRGRVEMTSRCDAQGHALIVTDTGIGMTPEQISLALQPFERVHGATVARREEGTGLGLSLAERILSLHGGRLDLDSTPGVGTTVTLFLPSGPPGGASPTGEPS from the coding sequence GTGCCGCACCGGCGCAAACGCGGATGGGGCGTTATTCTGGCACTGTGTGCGGCGGCTGTTCTTGCCCTTTTTTCCAGTGTTCTTTTCTTGCAGGCTCGCGCGGCTCTGGATCGGCAAACGGAACGTGCGGCTCTTGTCGCCTTGATGGTGGAAAACGCGGTCACTCGCTCGCTGGAGTCCGCCGAGACGGCTTTGCTCTCCGTGGGCGAGGCGGTGTGTGTCCGGTTGTGTGCCGCGCTCGAAAGCGATGCCATGATCCAGCCCTGGGCTTTGGAAGAACTCCAGGCCGTGGCGCGGCAGGGACTGCGGTTTTCTCCTCATCTGCGGCAAATTGTGGTGATACGGGCCCGTGATGGTCTGGTTCTCTTGGATAGTGCCGGCAACGGAGCGGAGTGGCACCTGTCGTTGGCGGCTTTGGGGCTGCCGCCCGACGGTGGAGAAGGGCACACCGCGCAGGAGCGCTCGTTATCGCGTGGTCTGATGATTGGGGAAGTCCGCGCCGGCCGCACCCTTCCCGTGGCGGGGCAGGCGGCGGCGGTGGGTCTGCAAAGCGTGTTGCCCGTAGCGGTGCGGGGCGGTCCCGGGCTGATCGTTCTGGGGGCTCTCAATCCTCCGTATTTCTCGGTGATTTTAGATCGGGCCGGGGCAGGGGGGGCGGCGTGGCTGGCCCGGCTTGAGGGGACGCCGATCTTGGAGGGCAATGGCAGGGCGTTTCCCTCGGTGCCGGGCTTGGCCGACCTCGCCCGGCGGGATCAAGACGAAGCGGTGATCCCTTTGTCCACCGAAGAGGGCGGCCCGCATTCCCTGGCAGTCAGGTTGTCTCAACGCTATCCTGTCGCGGTTTTGGTGAGTGTGCCGCACCGCGGGGCGTTGGAAGCCTGGGCCTGGGAGTCGGCGGTGTTGCTGGGGGTGGGGGCGGCAGCCCTGGCGGGCTTGTTGGTAACGGGAGTGCTGCTGGGGCGCGAGAGTTTGCGCCGCGGACGGCTGGAAGACCAAGTGCGGTTGTTGTCCCTGACCGAGGGGGTGTTTGCCAATGCCGCCGATGGCATGGTGATTACCGATCGCAGCGGGACCATTTTGTCGGTCAATCCCACGCTGGCGCTCTTGAGCGGGGTGCCGGAGACCGATCTGTTGGGGCGCTCGGTGGCGAGCTTGGTTGAAAGTGTGGGCAAGGTCGATCCGACCGCCGGCGTTCTCGAGTGCCGTGACGGGGAGCGGCGCGAGGTGGAACTGCGCTGGGCGCCTTTGGGGTTGGATAGCCGAGTATTGACCATTCATGACGTGGCCGAGCAGCGCGCCGGGGAGCGTCGGCTGGTGGAGGCCTTGCGCCGGGCCGAGGCGGCGAGCCGGGCCAAATCGGAATTTCTGGCCAACATGAGCCACGAGCTGCGCACGCCGCTCAATGCCATCATCGGCTTTTCCGACATGATGCGCTCGCGGACCCTGGGGCCGCTGCCCAAGCCCTATGAAGAGTACGCCGACCTGATCTTGCATAGCGGCCGGCATCTGCTGGAGACCATCAACCAGATTCTTGACTTGGCCAAGATCGAGGCGGGCAAGGTGGATCTGGTGGTGGAGGAGGTGGCGCTCGCGGCAGTGGTCGAGGATGTGGTGGCCTTGCTCGCCTTGCAAGCGCGCGAGCGGGGGCTCACCTTGATTAACGCGGTCTCCTGCCCCCACCAAGTGCGGCTTGATCCCTTGCGGGTGCGCCAAGCCTTGTTCAATGTGGTGGGGAATGCCTTGAAATACACCTTGCGAGGCCGGGTGGAAATGACCAGCCGCTGCGATGCCCAAGGTCATGCCCTGATCGTGACCGATACCGGGATTGGCATGACCCCTGAGCAGATCTCCCTGGCGCTCCAACCGTTTGAGCGGGTCCATGGGGCCACGGTGGCCCGCCGCGAGGAGGGGACCGGGCTGGGACTCTCGCTGGCCGAGCGGATTTTGTCCTTGCACGGTGGGCGGCTTGATCTTGACAGCACCCCGGGGGTTGGCACCACCGTGACCTTGTTTCTGCCCTCCGGTCCGCCCGGGGGAGCGTCCCCGACTGGAGAGCCGTCATGA
- a CDS encoding aldehyde dehydrogenase — MTLSAADWIARAAALTPVTVEGRAIVGGERVAAVSGETFACRSPRDGQALADVAACDAADADRAVAVARAAFADGRWARLPPTRRKRVLQRLSELILHNAEALALLETLDMGKPITESLGIDVRSAANCFRWYGEALDKVYGEVAPTGPDDLALITREPLGVVAAIVPWNFPLLMAAWKVAPALAAGNSVILKPAEQSPLTALKLGELALEAGVPPGVLNVLPGFGPTVGRALALHGDVDGVFFTGSTAVGKLIMQYAGQSNLKRVGLECGGKSPNIVLSGFRDLEAAARTAAEAIFYNQGEVCTAGSRLIVERSVHDRVVEIVTRMARERCPGDPLDPATRFGAMVDEDHVQRVLGYVEIGKAEGAVLAQGGARVAPVAGGCYIEPTVFTGVRNTMRLAREEVFGPVLAVIAVDSAEEALAVANDSDYGLAAAVWTDDLSQAHRMAAGLRAGVVYVNGYDTDDMTTPFGGYRQSGIGRDKSLHALDKYTELKTTWIRLGA; from the coding sequence ATGACCCTCAGTGCCGCCGATTGGATCGCCCGCGCCGCCGCTCTCACCCCCGTGACCGTGGAGGGGCGCGCCATCGTGGGAGGGGAGCGCGTGGCGGCCGTGTCGGGGGAGACCTTTGCTTGTCGCAGCCCACGCGATGGCCAAGCGCTGGCCGACGTGGCCGCGTGCGATGCGGCCGATGCCGACCGGGCCGTGGCCGTGGCCCGGGCCGCCTTTGCCGATGGTCGTTGGGCCCGCCTGCCGCCGACCCGGCGCAAGCGGGTGTTGCAGCGGTTGTCGGAGCTGATCTTGCACAATGCCGAGGCCCTGGCCCTGCTGGAGACCTTGGACATGGGCAAGCCGATCACCGAGAGCCTGGGCATTGATGTGCGCTCGGCGGCTAATTGCTTTCGTTGGTATGGCGAGGCCCTGGACAAGGTCTATGGCGAGGTAGCGCCGACCGGGCCCGATGATCTGGCCCTGATCACCCGCGAGCCGCTGGGGGTGGTGGCGGCCATCGTGCCTTGGAACTTCCCGCTGCTGATGGCGGCCTGGAAGGTCGCCCCGGCCTTGGCGGCCGGCAACAGCGTGATCTTGAAGCCGGCGGAGCAATCGCCGCTGACGGCTCTGAAATTGGGCGAGTTGGCCCTGGAAGCCGGGGTGCCCCCGGGCGTGCTGAACGTGCTGCCCGGCTTTGGGCCGACGGTGGGCCGGGCCCTGGCCTTGCACGGCGATGTTGATGGCGTGTTTTTCACCGGCTCGACGGCGGTGGGCAAACTGATCATGCAGTATGCCGGCCAGTCGAACCTCAAGCGGGTGGGGCTGGAGTGCGGCGGCAAAAGCCCCAATATCGTGCTCTCGGGCTTTCGCGACCTCGAAGCGGCGGCCCGCACGGCGGCCGAGGCGATTTTTTATAACCAAGGCGAGGTGTGCACGGCGGGCTCGCGCCTGATTGTCGAGCGTTCCGTTCACGACCGGGTGGTGGAGATCGTCACCCGCATGGCCCGGGAGCGCTGCCCGGGAGATCCCCTCGATCCCGCCACCCGCTTCGGTGCGATGGTGGACGAGGATCACGTCCAGCGTGTTCTGGGGTATGTGGAGATCGGCAAGGCCGAAGGCGCTGTTTTGGCCCAGGGCGGGGCGCGGGTCGCGCCGGTGGCGGGGGGCTGCTATATCGAGCCCACCGTTTTTACCGGGGTGCGCAACACCATGCGGCTGGCCCGCGAGGAGGTGTTTGGGCCGGTGTTGGCGGTGATCGCCGTGGACAGCGCCGAGGAGGCTTTGGCGGTAGCCAATGACAGCGACTATGGCTTGGCGGCAGCGGTGTGGACCGATGACCTGAGCCAAGCTCACCGGATGGCGGCGGGCTTGCGCGCGGGGGTGGTCTATGTCAACGGCTACGATACCGATGACATGACGACGCCGTTTGGCGGCTACCGTCAATCCGGGATCGGCCGGGACAAGTCCCTGCATGCTTTGGATAAATATACCGAGTTGAAGACGACCTGGATTCGGTTGGGCGCATAA